Proteins encoded together in one Triticum dicoccoides isolate Atlit2015 ecotype Zavitan chromosome 7B, WEW_v2.0, whole genome shotgun sequence window:
- the LOC119340970 gene encoding translation initiation factor IF-2-like isoform X2 — protein MSSSDVSAIPAANHEEHSLAAPAAAVAQGKGKMLAQQAHVPVVHKRKPGRPQEKSPPPAATREELESRESREGPLKVLALPAPGAPRAYAVSDDKMVSRARAPTRRACAVSDDKMMDRNEIAPVVRRRKPGRPQKKSPPPAATREELESRESREGPLKVLALPAPGAPRTHAVSGDKMMRRARAPTRHANAVSDDKMVSCARAPTLHANRASDDKMMDKNEMAPVQGVPRMRGSIASSSAVGQTPRASVPPRREPWELEPGWV, from the exons ATGTCTAGCTCCGACGTCAGTGCCATACCCGCAGCCAACCACGAGGAGCACAGCCTGGCGGCCCCTGCAGCCGCGGTCGCCCAGGGGAAAGGGAAGATGCTTGCGCAACAGGCGCATGTGCCGGTGGTTCACAAGCGCAAGCCCGGGAGACCCCAGGAGAAAAGCCCGCCCCCAGCGGCCACCAGAGAGGAGCTGGAATCCAGGGAGTCCCGGGAAGGACCCTTGAAGGTGCTTGCGCTCCCGGCGCCAGGGGCCCCGCGTGCTTATGCTGTCTCAGACGACAAGATGGTGAGCCGCGCTCGCGCCCCCACacggcgtgcatgcgcggtatccgacGACAAGATG ATGGACAGGAACGAGATAGCGCCGGTGGTTCGCAGGCGCAAGCCCGGGAGACCCCAGAAGAAAAGCCCGCCCCCAGCGGCCACCAGAGAGGAGCTGGAATCCCGGGAGTCCCGGGAAGGCCCCTTGAAGGTGCTTGCGCTCCCGGCGCCAGGGGCCCCGCGTACTCACGCTGTCTCCGGCGACAAGATGATGAGACGCGCTCGCGCCCCCACCCGGCATGCAAACGCTGTCTCCGACGACAAGATGGTGAGCTGCGCTCGCGCCCCCACTCTGCATGCAAACCGTGCCTCCGATGACAAGATG ATGGACAAGAACGAGATGGCGCCAGTCCAGGGGGTGCCGCGCATGCGAGGGAGCATCGCGTCGTCAAGTGCGGTTG